One stretch of Tepiditoga spiralis DNA includes these proteins:
- a CDS encoding phosphodiester glycosidase family protein: MKKFLVILTLILNIIIFSEKAVFLQEAKPPLYIESIKNLGNFYLNINDIIKGFDIKIFENKVRNVIILSYKDKILEVVSEENYSKIDFINKYKNSVIVYNKKIFVKEDVIKDFFNLSIHKEKDIIFLYDSTPKIKEFNFSSEKISLLLDKFISRESIKYSKVDDIVILTVSPVQNLKIIPSGIDYSYDSEKAYIKFKSSFDYDLEINKNKILLTMKNTNQSKNSLNTIKANTNYEEKVYKIKDSEYKVYSAKIDFNKFDLKIDTNRLGTYSDINTFFEEKKPYFSINASFFNPKNMEPVANLIKDNKLIYLSAQSYRPNFYITKDGSPNINYLKLEYQIYINNIPLWIKAINTNWKSEVKVYTSEYFGNISETQNDYLFYLVQDKKIISTEPIKPIDNQKLIVINKKYEKYFKDIKVGDSIEESIKNSLDVEIKELAGTGPFLINNEFSQEKMIEEKRAWDNDIIYGKRSRTILAIDNNNVVTFIVAEGNNSETLGLNYDDCKALLEKIGNFKKAVLLDGGSSTIFYYNGIIKNKRNENWRKYIPVFISSYKKSE; encoded by the coding sequence TTGAAAAAATTTCTGGTCATATTAACTTTAATATTGAATATTATAATATTTTCTGAAAAGGCGGTTTTTCTTCAAGAGGCAAAACCGCCCTTGTATATTGAAAGTATAAAAAATTTGGGAAACTTTTATTTGAATATAAATGATATTATAAAAGGCTTTGATATTAAAATATTTGAAAATAAAGTAAGAAATGTTATTATTTTAAGTTATAAAGATAAGATACTCGAAGTAGTATCTGAAGAAAATTATTCAAAAATAGATTTTATAAATAAATATAAAAATAGTGTTATTGTTTATAACAAAAAAATATTTGTAAAAGAAGATGTTATAAAAGATTTTTTTAATTTGTCAATACATAAAGAAAAAGATATTATATTTTTATATGATAGTACACCAAAAATAAAAGAATTTAACTTTTCATCAGAAAAGATTAGTTTGTTGTTAGATAAATTTATTTCAAGAGAATCAATAAAATATTCTAAAGTTGATGATATAGTAATATTAACAGTATCTCCAGTACAGAATTTAAAGATTATACCTTCAGGAATTGACTATTCATATGATTCTGAAAAAGCATATATAAAATTTAAAAGTTCATTTGATTATGATCTTGAAATAAATAAAAATAAAATTTTATTGACAATGAAAAATACAAATCAATCAAAAAATTCTTTGAATACTATAAAAGCTAATACTAACTATGAAGAAAAAGTATATAAAATAAAAGATTCAGAATATAAAGTATACAGCGCAAAAATAGATTTTAATAAATTTGATTTAAAAATAGATACAAATAGATTAGGAACATACTCTGATATAAACACATTTTTTGAAGAAAAAAAGCCATACTTTTCTATAAATGCTTCATTTTTTAATCCTAAAAATATGGAACCAGTAGCTAATCTGATAAAAGATAATAAATTAATATATTTAAGTGCACAATCTTACAGACCTAATTTTTATATAACAAAAGACGGATCTCCAAATATTAATTATTTAAAATTAGAGTATCAAATATATATAAACAATATACCTTTGTGGATAAAAGCAATAAATACAAATTGGAAATCAGAAGTAAAAGTATATACCAGTGAATACTTTGGAAATATATCAGAAACACAAAATGATTATTTATTTTATTTAGTACAAGATAAAAAGATAATATCTACAGAACCAATTAAACCAATAGATAATCAAAAATTAATAGTTATTAATAAAAAATATGAAAAATATTTTAAAGATATAAAAGTTGGAGATAGTATAGAAGAAAGTATAAAAAATAGTTTAGATGTTGAAATAAAAGAATTAGCAGGTACAGGACCATTTTTAATAAACAATGAATTTTCTCAAGAAAAAATGATTGAAGAGAAAAGAGCATGGGATAATGATATTATTTATGGGAAACGTTCAAGAACAATACTTGCAATTGACAATAACAATGTGGTAACATTTATAGTAGCGGAAGGAAATAATTCTGAAACTTTAGGTTTAAATTATGATGATTGTAAAGCCTTATTGGAAAAAATTGGAAATTTTA
- a CDS encoding thymidine phosphorylase gives MRAYDIIMKKRDGQENTKEEIKFMVEGYVKGEIPDYQVSAWLMAIFYNHMTAEERYELTMNMLKSGDTVDLSSIKGKKIDKHSTGGVGDKTTMALAPMVASLGLKVSKLSGRGLGHTGGTIDKLESIPGFKTSISPEEFVKNANEIGVVVAGQTANIAPADKKLYALRDATATVDEVSLISASIMSKKLAVMSDGIVLDVKTGSGAFMKTVEDSEKLAKAMVEIAKLNNRNAVAMVTNMNQPLGDNVGNALEVLEAIETVKGNGPKDFTELCYELAGNMLEVSGIMTYDEAKKKLEENIKDGTVANLMKKWIKAQGGDSNVVDNPEEVLTISKDIVDFKAKKDGYIYTIDTEKVGIASMVLGAGRAKKEDEIDNSVGIKILKKLGAKVSKGDIIAKLYVSKISNVESSLSLLKEAYEIKNEKPDSYNSKLIYSIVK, from the coding sequence ATGAGAGCTTATGATATTATTATGAAAAAAAGAGATGGACAAGAAAATACAAAAGAAGAAATAAAATTTATGGTTGAAGGATATGTTAAAGGCGAAATACCAGATTATCAAGTATCAGCATGGTTAATGGCAATATTTTATAATCATATGACAGCTGAAGAAAGATATGAGCTTACAATGAATATGTTAAAAAGTGGAGATACAGTAGATCTTTCATCTATTAAAGGTAAAAAAATTGATAAGCATTCTACTGGTGGAGTTGGAGATAAAACAACAATGGCTTTAGCTCCAATGGTTGCATCTTTAGGTTTAAAAGTTTCTAAACTTTCAGGAAGAGGACTTGGACATACTGGAGGAACTATTGATAAATTAGAATCAATACCAGGATTTAAAACCTCTATATCTCCTGAAGAGTTTGTAAAAAATGCAAATGAAATAGGAGTTGTTGTTGCTGGTCAAACTGCAAATATAGCTCCAGCAGATAAAAAATTATATGCATTAAGAGATGCTACTGCAACTGTAGATGAAGTTTCTTTAATTTCTGCTAGTATTATGAGTAAAAAATTAGCTGTAATGTCTGATGGAATAGTATTAGATGTAAAAACCGGATCTGGAGCTTTTATGAAAACAGTAGAAGATTCAGAAAAATTAGCAAAAGCAATGGTTGAAATTGCTAAATTAAATAATAGAAATGCAGTTGCAATGGTTACAAATATGAATCAGCCACTTGGTGATAATGTGGGAAATGCTTTAGAAGTACTTGAAGCTATTGAAACAGTTAAAGGAAATGGACCTAAAGATTTTACTGAATTATGTTATGAACTTGCAGGTAATATGTTAGAAGTTTCAGGAATAATGACTTATGATGAAGCAAAGAAAAAATTAGAAGAAAATATAAAAGATGGAACAGTTGCAAATTTAATGAAAAAATGGATAAAAGCACAAGGTGGAGATTCAAATGTTGTGGATAATCCAGAAGAAGTATTAACTATTTCAAAAGATATTGTTGATTTTAAAGCAAAAAAAGATGGTTATATTTATACAATAGATACTGAAAAAGTTGGTATAGCTTCAATGGTATTGGGAGCAGGAAGAGCTAAAAAAGAAGATGAAATAGACAATTCTGTTGGAATAAAAATTCTAAAAAAATTAGGAGCTAAAGTTTCAAAAGGAGATATAATTGCAAAACTTTATGTTTCTAAGATTAGTAATGTAGAAAGTTCTTTATCTCTTTTAAAAGAAGCTTATGAAATAAAAAATGAAAAACCAGATTCATACAACTCTAAGTTAATTTATAGTATTGTAAAATAG